One window of the Arthrobacter sp. D5-1 genome contains the following:
- a CDS encoding NAD(P)-dependent oxidoreductase gives MTSSNDASRALAPAQTPYVATGSLKGRTILMSGGSRGIGLAIAARAARDGANIVLMAKTGDPHPKLEGTVFTAAEQLVAAGGQALPLVGDVRNDDDVAAAVAAAVERFGGIDVVVNNASAIDLSRTDAVDMKRYDLMQDINVRGTFLLSKLALPALRESSDAHILTLSPPLNLDPKWAGMHLAYTMAKYGMSLTTLGLAEELKDDGVSVNSLWPCTLIDTAAIRNMPGGQQIVQAARGPEIMADAAHAVLTGAGATGNFFTDEEVLRAAGVSDFSPYSLGAPEDRLVPDIFL, from the coding sequence ATGACTTCAAGCAACGACGCTTCCCGCGCACTTGCGCCGGCGCAGACTCCCTACGTGGCCACCGGTTCGCTCAAGGGCCGGACCATCCTCATGTCCGGCGGCAGCCGGGGCATCGGCTTGGCCATAGCCGCCCGCGCAGCCCGCGATGGCGCCAACATTGTGCTCATGGCCAAGACCGGCGATCCCCATCCCAAGCTCGAGGGGACTGTCTTCACCGCCGCTGAACAACTGGTCGCGGCCGGTGGCCAAGCGCTGCCGCTGGTCGGGGACGTTCGCAATGACGACGACGTCGCCGCAGCGGTCGCCGCCGCCGTCGAGCGTTTCGGAGGGATCGACGTCGTGGTTAACAACGCCTCGGCGATCGACCTGTCCCGCACCGACGCCGTAGACATGAAGCGCTACGACCTCATGCAGGACATCAACGTCCGTGGAACGTTCCTGCTCTCCAAGCTGGCGCTTCCTGCGTTGAGGGAATCCAGCGACGCCCACATCCTCACACTGTCTCCGCCGCTGAACCTGGACCCCAAATGGGCCGGCATGCATCTGGCCTACACCATGGCCAAATACGGGATGAGCCTCACCACGCTGGGGCTGGCGGAAGAGTTGAAGGACGACGGCGTTTCGGTCAATTCGCTCTGGCCGTGCACCCTGATCGATACCGCCGCCATCCGGAACATGCCCGGCGGGCAGCAAATCGTCCAGGCCGCACGCGGCCCGGAAATCATGGCCGACGCCGCGCATGCCGTCCTGACGGGTGCGGGGGCAACGGGCAATTTCTTCACCGATGAAGAAGTCCTGCGCGCGGCTGGTGTGTCAGACTTTTCGCCGTACAGCCTGGGTGCGCCCGAAGACCGCCTGGTTCCGGACATTTTTCTCTAG
- a CDS encoding biotin--[acetyl-CoA-carboxylase] ligase, whose amino-acid sequence MDAEQPESSEPHIPTSGPERAALDREALLQPDFLSATGISQLTIVESTGSTNQDLVRAVTVEPKKWADLAVLTAEHQTAARGRLDRHWESPERSAVSVSIVLRPVTAEGMPVPTQSYSWLSLLAAVALREALQETAGVTADIKWPNDVLVNGRKIAGILAQMTAVGDGSVPAVILGVGLNVTLAEEELPVTTATSLALEGATTTDRTALLKSYLSRFARLYRSFCNSEGDPAAGLAGGPSLHKRVESAMVTLGREVRAHLPGDHELVGHASRLDEHGSLLVVDHGGREHVVTAGDVVHLRATESGYA is encoded by the coding sequence ATGGATGCCGAACAGCCAGAGAGCAGCGAACCCCACATCCCGACCAGCGGTCCGGAGCGGGCTGCCTTGGATCGTGAAGCATTGCTGCAGCCGGACTTCCTTTCAGCCACGGGCATTTCGCAACTGACCATCGTCGAGTCCACAGGGTCCACCAACCAGGACTTGGTGCGGGCTGTCACCGTTGAGCCCAAAAAGTGGGCCGACCTCGCCGTTCTGACAGCTGAGCACCAGACGGCTGCGCGTGGTCGGTTGGACCGGCACTGGGAATCGCCCGAGCGATCGGCTGTCTCCGTGTCAATAGTGCTTCGTCCCGTCACGGCAGAAGGCATGCCGGTACCAACGCAGAGCTATTCCTGGCTGTCCCTGCTAGCTGCCGTTGCCCTGCGGGAGGCATTGCAGGAAACCGCCGGTGTGACAGCAGACATCAAGTGGCCCAATGACGTCTTGGTCAACGGGCGCAAAATCGCTGGGATCCTAGCCCAGATGACAGCCGTGGGCGATGGCTCTGTTCCCGCCGTCATCCTCGGCGTGGGCCTCAACGTCACGCTGGCCGAGGAAGAGCTGCCGGTCACGACGGCCACGTCGCTGGCTCTGGAAGGGGCCACGACGACGGACCGCACCGCGCTGCTGAAGAGCTACCTTTCGCGCTTCGCCCGGCTCTACCGCAGCTTCTGCAATTCCGAGGGGGACCCGGCCGCAGGATTGGCGGGAGGACCTTCCCTGCACAAGCGGGTTGAGTCCGCCATGGTGACCTTGGGGCGGGAAGTGCGGGCGCACCTGCCTGGCGATCACGAACTGGTGGGACATGCCTCGCGGTTGGACGAGCACGGCTCGTTGCTGGTGGTGGACCATGGGGGCAGGGAACACGTGGTGACAGCTGGTGACGTGGTGCACTTGCGCGCCACGGAAAGTGGTTATGCGTAA
- a CDS encoding PH domain-containing protein, whose amino-acid sequence MRKELLPGEQVITITRQQARSLFFPVLAFLIAPALTGYACAWIVKGNAQRLAPFITVEWTPWLMGVSVGLAAWLLIGYSIRRVMRWHSIRYILTSRRILAKYGMFRRRDWQVSLMAVRNVGVHQSLLQRTLHSGNISLDTGHSGTAILADVPDVAKFRGFILDAMDELPQGEVFEGQVLTDYDQLPWELREGGRDER is encoded by the coding sequence ATGCGTAAAGAGTTGCTTCCGGGGGAGCAGGTCATCACCATCACACGTCAACAGGCCCGATCCCTCTTCTTCCCGGTGCTGGCATTCCTCATTGCTCCGGCTCTGACGGGATATGCCTGCGCTTGGATTGTCAAAGGCAATGCCCAGCGCCTTGCTCCGTTCATTACAGTGGAATGGACGCCGTGGCTGATGGGTGTCAGTGTGGGACTCGCAGCCTGGCTGTTGATTGGTTACAGCATTCGTCGGGTGATGCGCTGGCATTCCATCCGGTACATCCTGACCAGCAGGCGGATACTTGCCAAATACGGAATGTTTCGACGCCGCGACTGGCAGGTATCGCTCATGGCGGTCCGCAATGTGGGCGTTCATCAAAGCCTGCTCCAACGGACATTGCACTCCGGGAATATATCCTTGGATACCGGGCACTCCGGAACGGCCATCCTGGCGGATGTTCCGGACGTCGCGAAGTTCCGGGGATTCATTCTTGACGCGATGGACGAACTCCCGCAAGGTGAGGTTTTTGAGGGCCAAGTATTGACGGACTATGACCAGTTGCCATGGGAGCTGAGAGAAGGTGGAAGAGATGAGCGTTGA
- a CDS encoding adenylate/guanylate cyclase domain-containing protein: protein MSVEDQQSGEDLDQEFDAVPEPSVDEDTDSGPAPVAVQAGPPTGVMSAERLAIKALESKLLGGERKLRRREVAAGAGVSILSARKIWRALGFPNFGDEDVAFTERDQAALSTILDLVRAGVLTEEAAISVTRSIGQMTDRMVVWQIEALVEDMVSEQGIPDAVARKQLVGQLPGLVDSLEEILVYSYRRQLNAGVQRLAVRAEAGLQASEEGREGDEDDSPLPLARAVGFADLVSYTSLSRRMNEKTLAQLVQRFENKCAEIISVGGGRLVKTVGDEVLYIAETPAAGAEISLALAQAFTEDEILPQCRVSMVWGRILSRLGDIYGPTVNLAARLTTLAQPGTVLVDAMTAAALGQDDRFVLVPQKSENVRGFGEIHPVMLARGRGKGLVLD from the coding sequence ATGAGCGTTGAGGATCAGCAGTCCGGCGAGGACTTGGACCAGGAGTTCGACGCCGTCCCCGAACCTTCAGTCGACGAGGACACCGATTCGGGGCCTGCTCCGGTTGCGGTGCAGGCTGGACCACCCACCGGTGTAATGTCCGCCGAGCGCCTGGCTATCAAAGCATTGGAATCAAAGCTGCTGGGCGGCGAACGAAAGCTCCGTCGTCGTGAAGTAGCCGCAGGGGCAGGCGTATCCATTCTGTCCGCCCGCAAAATCTGGCGTGCCCTGGGATTCCCGAACTTCGGCGACGAAGACGTTGCCTTTACGGAACGGGATCAAGCGGCACTGTCCACCATCCTGGACCTTGTCCGGGCCGGCGTCCTGACCGAGGAAGCGGCCATCTCCGTCACCCGGTCCATCGGGCAGATGACGGATCGCATGGTGGTTTGGCAGATCGAAGCCTTGGTGGAAGACATGGTGTCTGAGCAGGGGATTCCGGATGCTGTGGCCCGTAAGCAACTGGTAGGTCAGTTGCCCGGCCTGGTGGACTCGCTCGAAGAGATCCTGGTCTACTCCTATCGCCGTCAACTCAACGCAGGTGTGCAACGCCTGGCGGTTCGCGCGGAAGCCGGGCTGCAGGCCAGTGAAGAAGGCCGCGAGGGCGACGAAGACGATTCGCCGTTGCCCTTGGCACGGGCCGTGGGTTTCGCCGACCTCGTCTCCTACACCAGCCTTTCGCGTCGGATGAACGAAAAGACGCTCGCCCAGTTGGTGCAGCGCTTTGAGAACAAGTGCGCCGAAATTATTTCCGTGGGTGGCGGCCGGTTGGTCAAGACCGTGGGCGACGAAGTCCTCTACATCGCCGAGACACCCGCGGCCGGGGCCGAGATTTCCCTGGCGTTGGCGCAGGCCTTCACCGAAGACGAAATTCTGCCGCAATGCCGAGTCTCCATGGTCTGGGGCCGCATCCTGTCCAGGCTGGGCGACATCTATGGACCCACCGTCAACCTGGCTGCCCGGCTGACAACCCTTGCCCAGCCTGGAACCGTCTTGGTGGATGCCATGACAGCCGCTGCTCTGGGGCAGGATGACAGGTTCGTCCTGGTTCCGCAGAAATCGGAGAACGTCCGTGGCTTCGGTGAAATCCATCCCGTGATGCTGGCCCGTGGCCGCGGCAAGGGACTGGTGCTGGACTAG
- a CDS encoding Ig-like domain-containing protein, producing the protein MALSDGSGKRRANNSRRKVIAATAFTAAAAVLITGAILYPGFKTTEVELNDGGVWVVSKTKNAAGRLNYPSKSLDGAVTPASTNFDILQQAGDIFIDDADGGTINPVSAANMRLGGDQKLPGSAEVSFGNKVLAVTDPSQGKVWAVSPTSIGGFSDESEPLFEQSPGVVSVVGVDDTIHTLDPKTGTLTATKVDLDGKAVDSRVRSDDALKADGEVQLATVGDKAVVLNAATGDIVLPGGNKVHLDDAREAKLQQSGPEADFIAIATPKALLLQPLDGGTAKTVQADGQGIPAAPVHLGSCTYAAWSGANKYVRECTNEADNKRSDVPKASASPSYVFRVNRDLVVLNDVNSGNVWMVNQNMQLVNNWDDVIPPQQTSDDADKDSADEVQQTVLPDRSKPNTVPVAKPDAFGVRAGKTTVLPVLDNDADADGDVLTVSTSEPLKSGALSAVYGGTGFQIAVPAGTTGSETFKYSVEDGRGGTGGADVDLRVVPAAENNAPQPKPNRNNALVVQSGKIASQFVLTDWLDPDGDDIFAVAVSSSDPADQVRIRPDGLLTFQDAGAGPGRKTLTVSVSDGSLTTQGQISVDVRAPGALPPIANADHVVAVAGQDTVIAPLKNDTDPQGGTLRLAQAQPDAQSTAVVGPDQQTFTFNSTSVGPHYVTYMVTNGPASAQQLVRVDVVSGNSDGAPVAVRDIALLPSGGSTVVDVLGNDSDPSGGVRVVQSVTAADGLPVSVAVLDHSVVKITDIRAQGQLSLKYTISNGKASATGDISVQVVPAPTKLQAPQAKPDEVSVRAGDVVTIPVLENDTDPNGGELTLDPVLAQQPDEAAGRIFVAGNTLRYIAGQEPTTVYAIYKVSNASGQTDSQQVTIRIRARDDATNTRPEPRNLTARVVAGMTVRIPVPLDGIDADGDSVQLMGIDKAPQLGTAILRDGYLEFTAGGTSAGTDTFSYRVRDRIGAENTGTVIVGIAPAEADNQKPIAVDDVIDVRPGRRVAVNALKNDSDPDGDPIALVSAFEAKPELQVEAAAGKVVLTAPGAAGTDSISYRIQDDKKAEAAAVIRVQTSPTAPLHAPVAVDDRITLAETLGKTAVDVPVVKNDSDPDGVAEDLTISLPDGNPNVRVGTAGNVVVTLLPEDQLIPYTVTDIDGQSATAVMWIPGQGLQYPTLSTTEIVEVTAGEEVTLALQDHVKVRDGRQPRITVADKIRVLGGDSTNVIAGDGTALRYAAQPEYVGPGSITFEVTDGSGPDDAEGLKSTLTIQTKVLPNPNANHAPTFSGAAIEAPKGDTTELDLANLAADVDEQDQGKLTFSVDGDLPGGFDARVEGTVLKITPGGSLNPGARGTVPLKVTDGRSEPAKAAVTVSVVSSNRPKPAANDDVLDKANAGKSETINVLGNDFNPFSEPLTVLSAVVETGSASGEPAIGGDSITVTPADGFKGVLVVRYTIKDKTDDPSRQAVGRVRITVRDKPDAPSAPVATDVRSKTAVLKWAPPSDNGAAITKYTVTAAGFQQECPTTTCTLTGLTNNVKYVFTVVATNEVGESQPSVPSNEITPDEKPSPPDVPTVQAGDKDLAITWTPAKTEGSPVKHYNLEISPPPANGIAVKNEVTGLSYTWPGLTNGVKYKVRAQAVNDLGPSDWGLYSAEDHPAGIPATPAPPSTTVVSAVGSQNQLRVDWAEPGINGDPIKNYYVTMSGGSGTTQTQTIPGNVRTATFKVSTNESAYTFTVQAENKAGKSLVSAASPPRRATGKLGTVQNVSATPANTGAAGGQLTINFSALGDTQRNGSKANEVSYTYSAGGRSGAIQPGQTVGGFANGQATTVTVRAHSTVAPSSDAAAAPSATPFGAPGTPSASGSNGAVNQKSVTFNWSSPSTATNDVKTTKIRIDNGGWETVGASGSRTINTAGWEESHSITVQTFNSLGTGGGLASASAKSGRQGEWTTTMNPGAVVRSCSFTAGGANYDPNRKTCDGQSNNTPPWMASADQGPIVVRCYIDQTDNWTGMHRWWRIESGSYRNVGRYIIAGHTHLPDPAGIGAPPC; encoded by the coding sequence ATGGCTCTGTCTGATGGGTCCGGAAAACGCCGTGCCAATAACAGCCGGCGTAAGGTCATCGCAGCCACTGCCTTCACTGCGGCAGCGGCCGTCCTAATCACAGGTGCCATCCTCTATCCAGGGTTCAAGACCACCGAGGTGGAACTGAACGACGGCGGCGTCTGGGTGGTCAGTAAGACCAAGAATGCGGCCGGTCGCCTGAACTACCCCTCCAAATCGCTGGATGGGGCAGTGACTCCGGCCAGCACCAACTTCGACATCCTTCAGCAGGCCGGCGACATCTTCATCGATGACGCAGATGGCGGGACCATCAACCCTGTCAGCGCCGCCAACATGCGCCTGGGCGGCGACCAAAAACTTCCGGGCTCCGCGGAAGTGAGCTTCGGCAACAAAGTACTGGCTGTCACTGACCCGTCCCAGGGCAAGGTCTGGGCTGTTTCGCCCACCTCCATTGGCGGTTTCAGCGACGAATCGGAACCCTTGTTCGAGCAGTCACCCGGTGTTGTCTCGGTGGTGGGCGTTGACGACACCATCCACACACTGGACCCGAAAACAGGAACACTGACGGCAACAAAGGTGGATCTCGACGGTAAGGCCGTGGATTCCCGGGTCCGGAGCGATGACGCTTTGAAGGCCGACGGCGAAGTCCAGCTGGCAACTGTGGGCGACAAAGCCGTGGTACTCAACGCGGCCACGGGCGACATCGTGCTGCCCGGGGGCAACAAAGTACACCTGGACGACGCCAGGGAAGCCAAATTGCAACAGAGCGGCCCGGAGGCCGATTTTATTGCCATCGCCACACCGAAGGCATTGCTCCTGCAACCCCTGGACGGCGGGACCGCCAAGACGGTCCAAGCGGACGGTCAGGGCATTCCGGCCGCGCCGGTCCATCTGGGATCCTGCACGTACGCAGCGTGGTCCGGTGCCAACAAATACGTCCGGGAATGCACCAACGAGGCAGATAACAAACGGTCCGACGTTCCCAAGGCGAGTGCGTCGCCGTCGTACGTTTTCCGTGTCAACCGCGATCTTGTGGTGCTGAACGACGTCAACTCAGGCAACGTCTGGATGGTCAACCAGAACATGCAGTTGGTCAACAACTGGGACGACGTCATCCCGCCCCAGCAGACCTCGGACGACGCCGACAAGGACTCCGCGGACGAAGTCCAGCAGACAGTCCTTCCGGACCGCAGCAAACCCAACACCGTGCCGGTGGCCAAACCCGATGCCTTCGGGGTCAGGGCCGGAAAGACCACTGTCTTGCCCGTGCTGGACAACGACGCCGATGCCGACGGCGATGTCCTCACGGTCAGCACCAGCGAGCCACTGAAGTCCGGCGCCTTGTCCGCCGTCTACGGTGGCACCGGCTTCCAGATCGCAGTCCCCGCCGGAACCACGGGCTCCGAAACGTTCAAGTACTCGGTGGAAGACGGCCGTGGCGGTACAGGCGGCGCGGACGTCGACCTGCGGGTTGTGCCCGCGGCGGAAAACAACGCCCCCCAACCCAAACCCAACCGGAACAACGCCTTGGTGGTCCAGTCCGGGAAGATCGCCAGCCAGTTTGTCCTCACCGATTGGCTGGACCCCGACGGCGATGACATCTTTGCCGTCGCCGTCTCCAGCAGCGATCCAGCGGACCAAGTCCGGATCAGGCCGGACGGCTTGCTCACCTTCCAGGACGCAGGGGCTGGCCCGGGCCGTAAAACCCTGACCGTCAGTGTCTCGGACGGGTCCCTGACCACCCAAGGGCAGATCAGCGTTGACGTCCGTGCTCCGGGTGCGCTGCCGCCCATCGCGAATGCGGATCACGTGGTTGCGGTGGCGGGCCAGGATACGGTGATCGCGCCGCTCAAGAATGACACCGACCCGCAGGGCGGGACGCTAAGACTTGCGCAGGCACAGCCGGACGCGCAGTCGACCGCCGTGGTGGGTCCGGACCAGCAGACGTTTACTTTCAACTCGACCTCGGTGGGTCCCCACTATGTGACGTACATGGTGACCAACGGACCGGCGAGTGCCCAGCAACTGGTGCGGGTGGACGTCGTGTCCGGAAACAGCGACGGCGCACCGGTGGCGGTCCGCGATATTGCCCTCCTGCCCAGTGGCGGCAGCACCGTGGTTGACGTGTTGGGCAACGACTCAGACCCCAGTGGGGGCGTCCGGGTGGTCCAATCGGTCACGGCGGCCGACGGGCTCCCGGTATCGGTCGCGGTCCTTGACCACTCGGTCGTCAAAATCACCGACATCCGGGCCCAGGGACAGTTGTCGTTGAAATACACGATCTCCAACGGCAAGGCCTCGGCCACAGGGGATATTTCTGTCCAGGTTGTGCCGGCGCCCACCAAACTTCAGGCACCGCAGGCCAAGCCGGACGAGGTCTCCGTGCGTGCCGGCGACGTCGTGACCATCCCGGTCCTGGAGAACGACACGGACCCCAACGGCGGAGAGCTCACACTGGACCCCGTCCTGGCACAGCAGCCCGACGAGGCCGCGGGCAGGATCTTTGTTGCGGGGAACACCCTGCGCTACATCGCAGGCCAGGAACCCACCACCGTTTATGCCATCTACAAGGTCAGCAATGCCTCGGGCCAAACTGACTCGCAGCAAGTCACCATCCGCATCCGAGCCCGCGATGACGCCACCAACACCAGGCCAGAGCCGCGGAATCTGACAGCCCGCGTGGTTGCGGGGATGACGGTTAGAATCCCTGTTCCCCTGGATGGTATCGATGCCGATGGCGACTCGGTGCAGCTGATGGGCATCGATAAAGCTCCCCAACTGGGGACAGCCATCCTGCGGGACGGATATTTGGAGTTCACGGCCGGGGGTACGTCCGCCGGTACTGACACTTTCAGCTACCGGGTGCGGGACCGTATTGGTGCGGAGAACACCGGCACGGTGATCGTGGGCATTGCGCCGGCCGAAGCCGACAACCAGAAGCCCATTGCGGTGGACGACGTCATTGATGTCCGGCCCGGACGACGGGTCGCGGTGAACGCACTGAAAAACGACTCAGACCCCGACGGCGACCCCATCGCTTTGGTGTCGGCGTTCGAGGCCAAACCGGAACTGCAGGTTGAAGCCGCCGCAGGAAAGGTGGTCCTCACGGCGCCGGGTGCGGCCGGCACGGACAGCATCAGCTACCGGATCCAGGACGACAAGAAGGCAGAAGCTGCCGCGGTCATCCGCGTCCAGACCAGCCCGACCGCGCCGCTCCATGCCCCCGTGGCAGTGGACGACCGGATCACGTTGGCCGAGACCCTGGGTAAAACTGCGGTTGACGTTCCGGTGGTGAAGAACGATTCCGATCCCGACGGCGTGGCGGAGGACCTCACCATTTCCCTGCCGGACGGGAACCCGAATGTGCGCGTAGGGACAGCCGGCAACGTAGTGGTGACACTCCTGCCCGAAGATCAGTTGATTCCCTATACCGTCACGGACATCGATGGGCAGTCAGCCACCGCGGTCATGTGGATTCCAGGCCAGGGCCTCCAGTACCCCACGCTTTCCACCACTGAGATCGTGGAGGTCACCGCGGGGGAGGAAGTTACTCTGGCCCTTCAGGATCACGTCAAGGTCAGGGACGGCCGTCAACCCCGCATAACGGTGGCGGACAAGATCCGTGTCCTTGGCGGTGACTCCACCAACGTTATTGCTGGTGATGGTACGGCGTTGAGGTATGCGGCCCAGCCTGAGTATGTGGGGCCCGGGTCCATCACCTTCGAAGTGACTGACGGCAGTGGTCCGGACGATGCCGAGGGCTTGAAGTCCACTCTGACCATCCAGACCAAGGTGCTCCCGAACCCCAACGCCAATCACGCCCCCACCTTCAGCGGAGCTGCGATTGAAGCGCCAAAGGGGGACACTACCGAACTGGACCTGGCCAACCTTGCCGCGGACGTTGATGAGCAGGACCAAGGCAAGCTCACGTTCAGCGTGGACGGTGACCTGCCCGGCGGTTTCGACGCGCGGGTGGAGGGTACGGTCCTGAAAATCACCCCCGGGGGTTCACTCAACCCCGGCGCCCGCGGGACCGTGCCGCTCAAGGTGACCGATGGCCGCTCGGAGCCTGCGAAGGCAGCCGTCACCGTTTCCGTAGTCTCATCGAACCGACCCAAACCGGCAGCAAACGATGATGTCCTCGACAAGGCCAACGCCGGCAAGTCCGAAACCATCAATGTGCTGGGCAACGACTTCAACCCCTTCAGCGAACCCTTGACGGTGCTTTCGGCCGTGGTGGAGACCGGATCCGCATCAGGCGAGCCTGCCATAGGAGGCGACTCCATCACGGTGACGCCCGCCGACGGCTTCAAGGGGGTCCTGGTAGTCAGGTACACCATCAAGGACAAGACCGATGATCCCAGCCGGCAAGCCGTGGGTCGTGTCCGCATCACGGTGCGGGACAAGCCCGATGCTCCTTCGGCCCCGGTTGCTACGGACGTCCGCAGTAAAACTGCCGTCCTCAAGTGGGCGCCGCCGTCGGACAATGGCGCAGCCATCACCAAGTACACGGTGACAGCGGCCGGGTTCCAGCAGGAATGCCCCACGACGACGTGTACGTTGACTGGACTGACCAACAACGTCAAGTATGTCTTCACCGTGGTTGCCACCAATGAGGTAGGCGAATCCCAGCCCTCAGTGCCCTCCAACGAGATCACTCCGGATGAGAAGCCATCGCCCCCGGACGTCCCCACGGTCCAAGCCGGCGATAAGGACCTGGCCATCACCTGGACTCCCGCCAAGACCGAAGGTTCCCCGGTAAAGCACTACAACCTGGAGATCTCTCCGCCGCCCGCCAACGGCATTGCCGTCAAGAACGAGGTCACTGGCCTCAGCTACACCTGGCCAGGCCTGACCAACGGTGTGAAATACAAGGTCCGTGCCCAGGCTGTCAATGACCTAGGCCCGTCGGATTGGGGGCTGTACTCCGCAGAGGACCATCCTGCCGGTATCCCCGCAACACCGGCGCCGCCCAGCACCACAGTGGTGTCCGCCGTTGGTTCGCAGAACCAGCTCCGCGTCGACTGGGCCGAGCCTGGCATCAACGGCGACCCCATCAAGAATTACTACGTCACCATGAGCGGCGGCAGCGGAACCACCCAGACTCAGACCATTCCGGGGAATGTCCGAACAGCCACCTTCAAGGTTTCCACCAACGAGTCGGCGTACACGTTCACAGTTCAGGCTGAGAACAAGGCAGGAAAGAGCCTGGTCAGCGCGGCCTCACCTCCGCGCAGGGCCACGGGAAAGCTGGGCACTGTTCAAAACGTCAGTGCCACGCCGGCCAACACCGGTGCCGCCGGTGGTCAGCTCACCATCAATTTCTCTGCGCTCGGCGACACCCAGCGCAACGGCTCCAAGGCCAACGAAGTCAGCTATACCTACTCCGCAGGCGGACGCTCCGGTGCCATCCAGCCCGGGCAGACCGTAGGCGGCTTCGCCAACGGCCAGGCGACCACTGTGACAGTGAGGGCACATTCGACGGTGGCGCCCAGTTCGGATGCCGCTGCCGCGCCATCCGCCACACCATTTGGTGCGCCGGGTACGCCGTCGGCGTCGGGTTCCAACGGGGCCGTGAACCAGAAATCTGTGACCTTCAACTGGTCTTCCCCGTCAACCGCTACGAACGATGTGAAGACCACGAAGATCCGCATCGACAACGGCGGCTGGGAGACCGTGGGCGCCTCGGGCAGCCGGACCATCAACACTGCCGGGTGGGAAGAGTCCCACAGCATCACTGTGCAGACGTTCAACTCGCTCGGCACGGGCGGCGGCCTAGCGTCGGCCAGCGCCAAGTCGGGACGCCAGGGGGAGTGGACCACCACCATGAACCCGGGAGCGGTTGTGCGGTCGTGCAGCTTTACAGCAGGAGGGGCCAACTACGATCCGAACAGGAAAACGTGTGACGGGCAAAGCAACAACACCCCGCCATGGATGGCTTCCGCCGATCAAGGCCCCATTGTGGTGCGTTGTTACATCGACCAAACAGATAACTGGACCGGTATGCACCGCTGGTGGCGGATCGAATCAGGCTCCTACCGCAACGTGGGCCGGTACATCATCGCAGGTCACACCCACCTTCCAGACCCCGCAGGCATCGGAGCGCCCCCGTGCTGA